The DNA region GAATCCCTCAGAACAGCACAGAGGCCTTCGAATCAGAAAAGTGAGAGGGAAGGTTAGAAAACTTGAGCAACTTATTTGAGCAAGAACTCCTAGAATTAGAACTCCTTATTTGAGCCAAGAAAATGGAATTGTCTGTGATGCTGTAGGTAAGATTTGATACAAATTTCTTATAGGTGGGCTGCTACCGCCAAAACCTTAGTCCAGACTTTAGATTCACTGTGGGGCTCTGAGATTGTCTCCGTATCACTCAGCCTGAGTCATCTTTTATTATAGAGAGGtggggaaaaaaaatacaggatatTGGCATGtaaagaaaagaattgtttaaaatcAGCTGAAGTTTGTAGCTAACTCAATTGCGCTTAGCTAGCATGTGTGATGGCCTCGTTTCCAACCATTAAGGAactaaaagaagaagagaaagaaagaaaaaggaagctgaGAAGTCCCAAAGAGTAAATAAAGCATGAGGGCTGGGAATGTGGTTCAGCACTTGTGAGGCtgcaggttcaatccccagccggGACCTCATGGGAATTCTCCTGGGACAAGGCACTGCCTAGTAGTGATCCCAGCCATGTTTATTCCAATTGTGTTCCAGCTAGGGCCTTTCTGAAACCAACCGGAAGCAAAACTGCACCAGTGAGGTCAAGTGAGTTTGGTAGAGGAAAATCAATTCAGAGTCCTGACTGCCCTGAGCAGTGCTCCACCCTCTAGCAAAATCCAGTCCCTGAAGAATTTTGTCTCTGGGTTAAGTCAGACAGCAAGGAGAAGAGCAGAAGCCTACCTGCTTGCTACTGGTAGGACAGGCTCTGCCAGGAAATCGTCTTATTACCTCTGGCAGATTGGAACCTAGCTTGAGTCAGGGGGTAAATGCTATGTCCCAGTGATTTCTTCACTGTCTGAAATATGGCTGGCCCCAAGAACCCCTCTAAGGCATGTTACATTAAAGAGATCGCCTTTCCTGTCTAGTGGTAGACTGCTGATGTGCGTAAGCTCCTTGCTTCCCACCCTGCAGTAGGTCATAGTCTGTGCTGGTACAGAATGGGAGAGTGATGGCCCTCTCCAGAACAAACTGACCCAACTCGTGTTCTGGGATTGGCTATGCAGTGGAGAtaattgtgcgtgtgtgtgtgtgtgtgtgtgtgtgtgtgtgtgtgttggggggggggatttGGGGGTTTACCAGGGATGGAAGGACCTTGTACTAGGCAAGTAATCTCATCCTTGTGCTGTACTTTATCCCCAAAAAACATCCTTAAACAAGATTTTCCCTCATAGTCCTTCATGCTTTCATGTTTTCCTGGCCCCTTGCTATGTGCCTTCATTTGTCTGTTTCTGTAATGTTGTTAGGGGTCACAGCCAGGCTGAGGTGGCCCCAGACAGCAGGCAGCCAAATGATCCTACCTTTCTTTGCTGTCTCCATCTATATCGTGCAAAACCAGGAGCCGTGATGGCTTCAGGATGGATGGGTTTGGTACAGGACCAAAATCAAGTTCCAAGCcagaccaccccccccccaaaaaaaaaaaaaaaagaaaagaaaaagaaaaagccttgGGCTTTTCCAGGGCTTTGAGTCCATGCTGGCCTGTCTTCTAGGATGAGGCTGTGGAGCGGGAGACACCTGATCTTTCCCAAGCTGAGACTGAGCAGAAAATCAAGGATTACAATGGCCAGATCAACAGCAACCTCTTCATGAGCCTGGTGAGTTGTCTGCTTAGGAGTGTGGGGGAACAGGAGCCCAGCCTTGTGCCAGAGGTCCAGAGAGTCCGAGCCACGTATTTGTGGGTGGACCCAAGCAGCAGTCTATGCATACCTGTCTTTGCACTGCCCCAGGTGGACTCAGCCTACCTCAGCCATCTCCAGTAGAACTTCCTGACACGTGGCgtggttctttctctctttctagaATAAGGATGGCTCCTACACCGGCTTCATCAAGGTTCAGCTGAAACTGGTACGCCCTGTTTCAGTGCCTTCCAGCAAGAAACCGCCTTCCTTGCAGGATGCCCGGAGGGGCACGGGGCGGAGCTCAGCTGTGAAGCGCCGCACCTCTTTTTACTTGCCTAAGGATGCTGTTAAGCATCTGCACGTTCTGTCACGAACACGCGCGCGTGAGGTCATTGAGGCCCTGCTTCGAAAATTCATGGTAGTAGATGATCCTCGCAAGTTTGCACTCTTTGAACGAACTGAACGCCATGGCCAAAGTAGGTTTCCAGTCTTAAGTCTCCCTATGTAAGGGGGTATATACCACATATCTGTGCACTAAGGGGCTGAGGCATCAGGTTCTGCCTCTAACTGTTTATTCCCTCCACCCCCCCAACCCCGTCTGACCTCTAGTATACTTCCGGAAACTGTCAGATGAGGAGCAGCCCTTGAAGCTACGGCTTCTTGCAGGGCCCAGTGAAAAAGCCCTGAGCTTTGTCCTGAAGGAGAATGACTCTGGGGAGGTGAATGTGAGTACATAGCCTTTCTTACTCTTTTTTATCACTAGACAAAGCTAGTGGGGCATAGCTATGGTGGGAATTTCAGGAGAAACTGGCCTAGAGGCCAAACCCTGCACAGCTTCTCCAAGACTATGCAGGTCCTCAAGTGGAAGTCTAGAGCCCAAGCAAGGTCTAGAGCCCATCCCAAGAAACTAGAAGAAGCTGAGTCTAGTGAGTTGTTCATGTTCTAATCactgtacttgggaggctgagactggaggattgctgtgagtttgggATCAGTCtgagctacaaaaaaaaaaacaaaacaaacaaaaactaaacaacaataacaacaaaaaacacacaagcTAGGAAGAATTGCCTTAGGACTTTGTTGTTTCCTGATGTTGAAAAACTActccaagggttggggatttagctcagtggtagagcgcttgcctagcaagcacaaggccctgggttcggtcctcagctccaaaaaaaaaaaaaaaagaaaagaaaaagaaaaactactcCAAAGATTGAGGACTTGACCAACTCATGCTGAGCCAAGACAAGTTCAGAGCTACGTATTATGTGGGCTCAGAGACGCCTCCACAGTtaggagtgcttgctgcttttcccaaggaccatgtccAGCAGCTCCCAAAGGATTTGACTTCCTCTGCTGGCCTCAGAGGGTACCTGTACTTATGTGCATGTAACCccactctaacacacacacacctagaacAGTAGGGCAAGAacgatgactcagtggttaaaagcactcgtcgttcatgcagaggacctggatttggttcttagcacccatgTAGAAGCTTACAACTGTCCATAATTCCAGaccatgcacacagtgcacatatctgcctgcagacaaaacacttatccacataaaacagtttttaaaaaagactttgtGTATGATtcttttgcctgtatgtatatatttgtatataggtGTACACATGCCCAGAGGAGTCAGAAAAAGGTGTTGGCTCCCCTGGAacagagttacagatgattggaacccaccatgttggtgctggaaattgaactctggttctctgtaagagcaaccaatgttcttaaccattgaactgTCTCTCAAGCccctaaaacaaatgaacaaagttTCACAGGTATAACCTGGAAAACATAAAGGCCTCTTTGAAGCATTGGACAGACGTTTTAgcagcacaggcctgtaatctcatCTACTGGGGAAACTAAAGCAGAAGAATTGCCTAGAGTTCaagaccaacaaacaaacaagacattCTTCCTAGCAAGGCCTAGTGACATACACTCTCCTTTAATCTCAACTACTTGGAATGCAGGAAGATCACTAGTTCAAAGCctccctgggctacagagtgacttAAGGCCAGTCCAGGTTAACtgaatgagatcctgtctcaaaca from Rattus norvegicus strain BN/NHsdMcwi chromosome 8, GRCr8, whole genome shotgun sequence includes:
- the Rassf1 gene encoding ras association domain-containing protein 1 isoform 1 (isoform 1 is encoded by transcript variant 1), which codes for MSAEPELIELRELAPSGRIGPGRTRLERANALRIAPGTTRNPSQQHVPGRGHRFQPAGPTTHTWCDLCGDFIWGVVRKGLQCAHCKFTCHYRCRALVCLDCCGPRDLGWDPALERDTNVDEAVERETPDLSQAETEQKIKDYNGQINSNLFMSLNKDGSYTGFIKVQLKLVRPVSVPSSKKPPSLQDARRGTGRSSAVKRRTSFYLPKDAVKHLHVLSRTRAREVIEALLRKFMVVDDPRKFALFERTERHGQIYFRKLSDEEQPLKLRLLAGPSEKALSFVLKENDSGEVNWDAFSMPELHNFLRILQREEEEHLRQILQKYSRCRQKIQEALHACPLG
- the Rassf1 gene encoding ras association domain-containing protein 1 isoform 2 (isoform 2 is encoded by transcript variant 2) is translated as MGEAETPSFEMTWSSTTSSGYCSQEDSDSELEQYFTARTSLVRRPRRDQDEAVERETPDLSQAETEQKIKDYNGQINSNLFMSLNKDGSYTGFIKVQLKLVRPVSVPSSKKPPSLQDARRGTGRSSAVKRRTSFYLPKDAVKHLHVLSRTRAREVIEALLRKFMVVDDPRKFALFERTERHGQIYFRKLSDEEQPLKLRLLAGPSEKALSFVLKENDSGEVNWDAFSMPELHNFLRILQREEEEHLRQILQKYSRCRQKIQEALHACPLG
- the Rassf1 gene encoding ras association domain-containing protein 1 isoform X1; amino-acid sequence: MPPAGEGRSLEPRPSPDEAVERETPDLSQAETEQKIKDYNGQINSNLFMSLNKDGSYTGFIKVQLKLVRPVSVPSSKKPPSLQDARRGTGRSSAVKRRTSFYLPKDAVKHLHVLSRTRAREVIEALLRKFMVVDDPRKFALFERTERHGQIYFRKLSDEEQPLKLRLLAGPSEKALSFVLKENDSGEVNWDAFSMPELHNFLRILQREEEEHLRQILQKYSRCRQKIQEALHACPLG